Proteins from one Pleuronectes platessa chromosome 16, fPlePla1.1, whole genome shotgun sequence genomic window:
- the LOC128458061 gene encoding odorant receptor 131-2-like, with translation MNSSSTNVTVVIEYRDSFTKAVAKNVIVVVLGISINYINAGLIHTFCKHQIFYTNPRYILFIHLVVNDMIQMTLTVTLFVISYTIYKLSVSICCTFILMTLLTTENTPLNLACMAVECYIAICLPLRHMQICTVRRTLVLIGSIWATSMLSILPDLFITLATEPLDFFHSRVFCLRQTVFPSPLITKKRDITYTVFLVLVWLIIFYTYFRILFTAKRASKNAKKARNTILIHGFQLLLCMTTYVAPGLLNVLLKWFPQTYTDLLLAYYIIVQVLPRSISPIIYGIRDNTFRRYLKRYLLCKVSTT, from the exons ATGAACTCGTCATCCACCAACGTGACCGTGGTCATCGAGTACAGAGACTCCTTCACCAAAGCTGTGGCCAAGAATGTGATTGTTGTGGTTCTCGGCATCTCCATCAACTACATCAATGCAGGTCTCATTCACACCTTCTGCAAACACCAG ATCTTCTACACGAATCCTCGCTACATCCTTTTCATTCACCTGGTTGTCAATGACATGATCCAAATGACGCTGACCGTAACCCTGTTCGTTATCAGCTACACCATCTACAAACTCAGCGTCTCCATCTGCTGCACCTTCATCCTGATGACTCTGCTCACCACTGAAAACACCCCTTTGAACCTGGCCTGCATGGCTGTCGAGTGCTACATCGCCATCTGCCTCCCTCTTCGCCACATGCAGATCTGCACCGTCAGGAGGACTTTGGTGCTGATTGGTTCAATATGGGCGACCAGCATGTTGTCAATTCTTCCTGATCTTTTCATCACCTTGGCCACAGAGCCACTGGACTTCTTCCACTCCAGAGTCTTCTGTCTGCGGCAAACTGTCTTCCCAAGTCCACTCATTACCAAGAAGAGGGATATCACATACACGGTGTTTCTAGTCTTAGTTTGGCTCATTATCTTTTATACTTACTTCAGAATTCTGTTCACTGCAAAAAGAGCAAGCAAAAACGCCAAGAAAGCCAGAAACACAATCCTCATCCATGgatttcagctgctgctttgTATGACCACATATGTAGCCCCTGGGTTATTAAATGTGTTGCTGAAATGGTTCCCTCAGACTTATACAGACCTCCTCTTAgcttattatattattgtgcAGGTCCTGCCACGATCCATCAGTCCAATCATCTATGGCATACGAGACAATACTTTCAGGAGGTATTTGAAGAGGTATCTGTTGTGTAAAGTTAGTACAACCTAA
- the LOC128458338 gene encoding odorant receptor 131-2-like — protein sequence MNSSSYNFNVTSYRDSQGTVVAKNVFLLALGLTINYINCTLIHTFRKHQIFYLNPRYILFIHLVLNDMIQLTATISLFFFSYVFYKIQVTLCCLIISFAIFTTLNTPLNLAAMAVECYIAICLPLRHAELCTIRRTYILIGWIWAMNIISALSDVFIFLATQPLQLFHSTIFCERNNLFRHPVSVKKREVSYIIYLIGVWFTLLYAYVKIFLAAKAAKVSKSGDGDAKKASKTILLHGFQLLLCMLTYLAHFMRNALLNLFPKHFVHVFFVSYIIIQVLPRFISPIVYGLRDKTFRQHLKKHLICKRRSTITRW from the exons ATGAATTCCTCCTCTTATAACTTTAATGTGACGAGTTATCGAGACTCTCAGGGAACAGTTGTGGCCAAgaatgtgttccttctggctctTGGTCTGACCATCAACTACATCAACTGCACACTGATTCACACCTTCAGAAAACACCAG aTATTTTACCTGAATCCTCGGTACATCTTATTCATCCACCTGGTGTTGAACGATATGATCCAGCTCACTGCAACAATcagcttgtttttctttagTTACGTCTTCTACAAGATCCAAGTTACACTGTGCTGCCTCATCATCTCCTTTGCCATCTTCACCACCCTCAACACACCATTGAATTTAGCTGCCATGGCGGTGGAGTGCTACATCGCCATCTGTCTACCACTGCGACATGCGGAGCTCTGCACCATCAGAAGAACATACATTCTCATAGGTTGGATTTGGGCCATGAACATAATTTCTGCTCTGTCAGATGTGTTTATCTTTCTGGCAACACAGCCCCTACAGTTATTTCATTCTACTATTTTTTGTGAGAGGAACAACCTGTTCCGACACCCTGTCAGTGTAAAAAAGAGGGAGGTTTCCTACATTATCTACCTGATTGGTGTTTGGTTCACGCTCCTCTACGCTTACGTCAAAATCTTCCTTGCTGCCAAAGCTGCTAAAGTGAGTAAATCAGGGGATGGAGATGCAAAAAAGGCAAGTAAAACCATCCTGCTTCATGGctttcagctgctgctgtgcatGCTGACCTATTTAGCCCATTTTATGAGGAATGCCCTGTTGAACTTGTTCCCCAAACATTTTGTAcacgtgttttttgtttcttataTCATCATTCAGGTGTTACCTAGATTTATCAGTCCGATCGTTTATGGGCTACGAGACAAGACTTTCAGACAGCACCTGAAAAAGCACCTGATATGTAAACGGAGATCAACCATCACACGTTGGTGA